A window of the Natronospira proteinivora genome harbors these coding sequences:
- the motD gene encoding flagellar motor protein MotD: protein MARRKKGEDEHINHEAWAIPYADMLVLLLAFFVVMYSISSVNEGKYRVLSNSLAAAFRGQPMTVEPVQFGERQRATGESALEMDIISDPVDFPTHSDGSQVDPADAMREGLDEIADAMREAMAPLIDEDLVEVRGSEFYIEIEIKADILFPSGSADLSQAARPVLGRVAEVLEPFPNPIQVEGHTDNVPIETDRFPSNWELSAARAASVVHLFRDQGIQPMRLAVVGLGEYRPVASNETPEGRNRNRRVVLTVLADPRFQERWFSPENAEGLTDPSDMQQMLEPLESIEDGAGDGDLPEDLFPDQQAEGEQP, encoded by the coding sequence ATGGCTCGACGCAAGAAAGGTGAAGACGAACACATCAACCACGAGGCCTGGGCTATTCCCTATGCGGATATGCTGGTACTGCTGTTGGCCTTCTTCGTGGTGATGTATTCCATCTCCTCGGTGAACGAGGGCAAGTACCGGGTGCTGTCCAATTCCCTGGCGGCCGCCTTTCGTGGCCAGCCCATGACGGTGGAGCCGGTACAGTTCGGCGAGCGGCAACGGGCCACCGGCGAATCCGCCCTGGAGATGGATATCATCAGCGATCCGGTGGATTTCCCCACCCACTCCGACGGTAGCCAGGTGGACCCCGCCGACGCCATGCGGGAAGGGCTGGATGAGATTGCAGATGCCATGCGGGAAGCCATGGCGCCACTGATCGATGAGGATCTAGTGGAAGTTCGGGGATCTGAGTTCTATATCGAGATCGAGATCAAGGCGGACATTCTCTTTCCCAGTGGATCCGCGGATTTGTCACAGGCGGCCCGGCCCGTACTGGGGCGGGTGGCGGAGGTGCTTGAGCCTTTTCCCAATCCGATCCAGGTGGAAGGCCACACCGATAATGTACCGATCGAGACCGATCGTTTTCCCTCCAACTGGGAGCTGTCGGCCGCACGCGCAGCGAGTGTGGTTCATCTGTTCCGCGATCAGGGCATTCAGCCCATGCGGCTGGCAGTGGTGGGCCTGGGTGAATATCGGCCTGTCGCGAGTAATGAGACCCCGGAAGGACGCAATCGCAATCGTCGGGTGGTTCTGACTGTACTGGCCGATCCCCGCTTCCAGGAGCGCTGGTTCAGTCCGGAGAATGCGGAAGGGCTTACAGATCCATCGGATATGCAACAGATGCTGGAACCATTGGAGTCCATCGAAGATGGAGCAGGGGATGGAGATCTGCCGGAGGATCTGTTTCCGGACCAGCAAGCGGAGGGTGAGCAGCCATGA